The Desulfurellaceae bacterium nucleotide sequence GGTGTTTCATCAGGCGTATTTTTCGTCGTTCAAGGACGATATTCCGTATAATGTTGCCGAGGTCGAACTGGAAGAGGGACCGCGTCTGCTGACCAACTTGGTCGAGGTGGACAACGCCGATATCCGGATCGGTCTGGCGGTCGAAGTGTGCTTTGACGATGTCACCGATGAGGTCACGCTGGCCAAGTTCAGGCCGCGCAAGTCCTGACCCGGGGCAGACGGAGGAAACATGCCAGGCATTCTTGACGGCATTCGTATCTTTGACCTGAGTATTGCGGCGGTTGGTCCGTGGGCGGCCAAGCTCCTGGGCGAGCTGGGCGCCGATGTCATCAAGGTCGAAGCGCCGGGCGGCGAACTCTCGCACTATATTCCTCCGCCGATCAAGGGCTCGGCGGTTCTGTACATCTCGGCCAATTTCAATAAGCGTCACATCGTGCTCGACCTCA carries:
- a CDS encoding Zn-ribbon domain-containing OB-fold protein — encoded protein: MADYTKPLPAVSSLNRPYWEGLTQRRLVMPQCDECGKFWYPPTPFCPECWSRDFTWQQLSGRGRVNSWVVFHQAYFSSFKDDIPYNVAEVELEEGPRLLTNLVEVDNADIRIGLAVEVCFDDVTDEVTLAKFRPRKS